A region from the Nostoc sp. HK-01 genome encodes:
- a CDS encoding ISSoc13, transposase orfB — protein sequence MGRSKGGFSTKIHLRCDGNGKPITFLLTVGERHEAVVFEQLMAQGAVKRPGVGRPRLRPKRLVGDKGYSSGNIRRYLQRRGIRLTIPRRSNERRRGKFDKSIYRQRNRVERCFNRLKQFRRIATRYEKKADNYLAMLTLASIILWL from the coding sequence TTGGGACGTTCTAAAGGTGGTTTTAGCACCAAGATTCATCTGCGTTGCGATGGTAATGGCAAACCTATTACATTTTTGCTGACTGTTGGTGAACGTCATGAAGCAGTGGTATTTGAGCAACTAATGGCACAAGGCGCGGTCAAACGCCCAGGTGTTGGTCGTCCTCGCTTACGCCCAAAGCGATTAGTCGGTGATAAAGGTTACAGCAGTGGTAATATTCGTCGCTATTTGCAGCGACGTGGCATTCGCTTAACCATTCCACGTAGGTCGAACGAACGCAGACGCGGTAAGTTTGATAAATCTATTTATCGCCAAAGAAATCGGGTCGAGCGATGTTTCAACCGTTTGAAGCAATTTCGTCGGATTGCTACACGCTATGAGAAGAAAGCTGATAACTATCTTGCAATGTTGACGCTTGCTTCTATCATTCTTTGGCTATAG
- a CDS encoding orotate phosphoribosyltransferase: MQFFDKLYTNITQNQSLLFVGLDPNPEMIPSRYRSQDVITGLGDWLQFIIQETADFVCAYKPTLGFYQALGIPGLELLYKTLAAIPSHIPIILDAKHSDLNTSSIFAHTVFAEWHVDAITLSPYTGQDHVAPFLVYPDKAVFILCCTSNPGAETLQQYPANDSPLYLQVVKEAKNWGTPEELALEVGTTNPEVLGLIRAVAPERTIMARSIWAEGSNLKQILEAGLNSNGDGLLIPVPQDMLSNPNLSQEIQSLRAEINQTKSQINADASSCSVWLPDVHFEDQQLQNDLILQLYDIGCIMFGKFVQASGATFPYYIDLRKIISNPQVFNQVLSAYEKIIRNLTFDRLAGIPYGSLPTATGLALRLNCPMVFPRKEVKAHGTRKVIEGNFAPGEIVVVVDDILISGKSVMEGAEKLKSAGLNVHDIVVLIDHEQGVQARLRENGYRSYAVFTISQIVKTLYQAGRINDEQLLAFTES, translated from the coding sequence ATGCAATTTTTTGATAAATTATACACAAATATTACCCAAAACCAAAGCTTACTATTTGTAGGGCTTGATCCCAACCCAGAGATGATACCTAGTCGTTATCGGTCTCAAGATGTGATTACTGGTTTGGGGGATTGGTTGCAATTTATTATTCAAGAAACTGCGGATTTTGTTTGTGCATATAAGCCAACACTCGGCTTTTATCAAGCTTTAGGTATTCCTGGTTTGGAACTGTTATACAAAACTTTAGCAGCTATCCCCAGTCATATTCCCATTATTTTGGATGCCAAACATAGTGATTTAAATACCAGTAGTATTTTTGCCCACACTGTATTTGCAGAATGGCATGTGGATGCAATTACTCTCAGCCCATATACAGGGCAAGATCATGTTGCACCATTTTTGGTTTACCCTGATAAAGCAGTGTTTATTTTATGCTGTACTTCTAATCCTGGAGCCGAAACTCTACAACAGTATCCTGCTAATGATTCACCGCTTTATTTGCAGGTGGTCAAAGAAGCAAAAAACTGGGGAACCCCAGAAGAATTAGCTTTAGAAGTAGGAACGACTAATCCTGAAGTTTTGGGTTTAATTCGGGCAGTGGCACCAGAAAGAACTATAATGGCACGCAGCATTTGGGCTGAGGGTAGTAATCTTAAGCAAATTTTAGAAGCTGGCTTAAATAGTAATGGTGATGGATTGCTAATTCCTGTACCTCAAGATATGTTGTCAAACCCAAACTTATCCCAGGAAATCCAATCTTTACGTGCCGAAATTAATCAAACAAAAAGTCAAATTAATGCTGATGCTTCTAGCTGTTCTGTATGGCTACCTGATGTTCATTTTGAAGATCAGCAACTCCAGAATGATTTAATTTTGCAACTTTATGATATTGGTTGCATTATGTTTGGTAAATTTGTGCAAGCATCAGGAGCGACATTTCCCTATTACATAGACTTACGCAAAATTATTTCTAATCCGCAAGTTTTTAATCAAGTTCTCAGTGCCTATGAAAAAATTATCAGAAACTTGACTTTTGATAGATTGGCGGGTATACCTTATGGTTCTTTGCCAACGGCGACTGGTTTAGCGTTGCGTTTGAATTGTCCAATGGTTTTTCCCCGTAAAGAAGTGAAAGCACATGGAACACGTAAGGTAATTGAAGGAAACTTCGCGCCTGGTGAAATAGTAGTAGTAGTAGATGATATTCTCATCAGTGGTAAAAGTGTGATGGAAGGAGCCGAAAAATTGAAATCTGCTGGCTTAAATGTGCATGATATTGTGGTGTTAATTGACCATGAACAAGGAGTGCAAGCCAGACTCCGAGAAAATGGTTATCGAAGTTATGCAGTTTTCACTATTTCCCAAATCGTCAAAACTTTGTACCAAGCAGGAAGAATCAATGATGAGCAACTTTTAGCTTTTACTGAAAGCTAG